The Campylobacter sp. RM10537 genome has a segment encoding these proteins:
- the trmD gene encoding tRNA (guanosine(37)-N1)-methyltransferase TrmD, producing the protein MKFTFVSLFPNLIEFYFQDSILAKARKKNLFKLSFVNPRDFSENSYHKVDDYKIGGGAGLLMQVDPLYNALYFIKNNEEYEPYFIFLTPSAKLFNQKDAKRLSKKKNIVLVCGRYEGIDERVIEIFANEVFSIGDFILTGGELPALTLCDAILRNVEGVLGNTSSLEEESFENNLLEAPSFSKPFIFERKGQSFYTPSEFLKGNHAKIASLKTTLAFCKTKFFRPDLFLEHKRKK; encoded by the coding sequence ATGAAATTTACTTTTGTATCTTTATTTCCCAATTTAATTGAATTTTATTTTCAAGATTCTATTTTAGCAAAAGCAAGAAAAAAAAATCTTTTTAAACTTTCATTTGTTAATCCTAGAGATTTTAGTGAAAATTCTTATCATAAGGTAGATGATTATAAAATTGGTGGAGGAGCTGGACTTTTAATGCAAGTTGATCCACTCTATAACGCTTTATATTTTATTAAAAATAATGAAGAATATGAACCTTATTTTATTTTTTTAACCCCAAGTGCAAAATTATTTAACCAAAAAGATGCAAAACGTTTAAGTAAAAAGAAAAATATTGTATTGGTTTGTGGAAGATATGAAGGTATAGATGAGAGAGTTATAGAAATATTTGCTAATGAGGTTTTTAGCATAGGAGACTTTATTTTAACTGGTGGAGAATTGCCAGCTTTGACTCTTTGCGATGCGATTTTAAGAAATGTAGAGGGAGTTTTGGGAAATACTTCCAGTCTTGAAGAAGAAAGTTTTGAAAATAATTTACTTGAAGCTCCTTCATTTTCAAAACCTTTTATTTTTGAAAGAAAAGGTCAAAGTTTTTATACCCCTTCAGAGTTTTTAAAGGGTAATCACGCTAAAATTGCAAGTTTAAAAACTACTTTAGCGTTTTGCAAAACTAAATTTT